A stretch of Polypterus senegalus isolate Bchr_013 chromosome 3, ASM1683550v1, whole genome shotgun sequence DNA encodes these proteins:
- the gpr61 gene encoding G-protein coupled receptor 61 encodes MEPSAASAIWSIKNSSIFQNSHQLLAHPSNATLASQDNNMLSQSIALFFMLLVDLVAVVGNIAVMVVIIKTPQLRKFVFVFHLCLVDLLAALLLMPLAILLSSTLFDKAFFSEALCRGYLFLSVCFISVSILSISAINVERYYYVVHPMRYEVKMTIGLVVTVLVCIWIKAIGMAVVPLVGWSSQRRSSSPFQDGVLIDGHCSLQWNGGHSNNQVFVVFFTLFYFLCPVLIILVVYCSMFKVARVAAMHHGPLPTWMDTPRQRSESLSSRSTMVTSSGAPRTTPQRAFGGGKAAIILIAVGGQFLFCWLPYFSFHLYSALTMVEPDSTAQLENIVTWIGYFCFTSNPFFYGCLNRQIRGELSKHLNCFFKHTPGEDRLPSREGSIEENFLQFLQGTGCTLESRNPHSTSSPKRDQPQQPAAIDFRIPGQIVEETSEFLEHQHLNHDLTISENCIRTMPSQKPEL; translated from the coding sequence ATGGAGCCTTCAGCAGCAAGCGCTATATGGTCCATCAAGAATTCCTCCATCTTCCAGAACTCACATCAACTCCTGGCTCATCCAAGCAATGCAACCTTGGCCTCACAGGATAACAACATGCTTTCTCAGTCCATAgcactcttctttatgctgcttgtaGACCTGGTGGCTGTGGTTGGAAATATAGCTGTTATGGTGGTCATCATCAAAACTCCGCAGCTGAGGAAATTTGTCTTTGTGTTTCATCTCTGCCTTGTGGACCTCTTGGCTGCCCTTCTTCTCATGCCTCTTGCAATCCTTTTAAGCTCCACTTTGTTTGACAAGGCCTTTTTCAGTGAGGCCTTGTGCCGTGGATATCTTTTTCTGAGTGTCTGCTTCATTAGTGTGTCTATTCTTTCTATTTCAGCCATTAATGTAGAACGATACTATTATGTGGTGCATCCCATGCGATATGAGGTGAAAATGACCATTGGTCTTGTGGTCACTGTGTTGGTGTGCATTTGGATCAAAGCCATTGGGATGGCTGTTGTCCCGCTGGTAGGATGGAGTTCCCAGAGAAGATCTTCCTCTCCTTTCCAAGATGGAGTTCTGATTGATGGCCATTGCTCGCTACAGTGGAATGGAGGACACTCAAACAATCAGgtgtttgtagttttttttacaCTCTTCTACTTCCTTTGCCCAGTTCTGATCATTTTGGTGGTGTACTGCAGCATGTTTAAGGTGGCTAGAGTGGCTGCCATGCATCATGGACCTCTTCCAACATGGATGGATACCCCCCGTCAGCGATCAGAATCGCTGAGTAGTAGGTCCACTATGGTAACTAGTTCTGGAGCACCAAGGACCACTCCACAACGGGCATTTGGTGGAGGAAAAGCAGCTATCATTCTGATAGCAGTGGGGGGACAGTTTCTTTTCTGCTGGCTCCCTTACTTCTCTTTCCACTTATACTCAGCTTTGACTATGGTTGAACCAGATTCTACAGCACAGCTGGAAAACATTGTAACTTGGATAGGCTACTTCTGTTTTACCTCAAACCCATTTTTCTATGGCTGTCTTAACCGTCAGATCCGGGGGGAGCTAAGCAAACATCTCAACTGTTTCTTCAAGCACACACCAGGAGAAGACAGGCTACCAAGCCGTGAGGGATCTATTGAAGAGAATTTTCTCCAGTTTCTACAAGGCACTGGCTGCACGCTCGAGTCTCGGAATCCGCACAGTACCTCGAGTCCCAAAAGAGACCAGCCACAGCAGCCAGCAGCAATTGACTTCCGGATACCTGGCCAGATTGTAGAAGAAACCTCTGAGTTTTTGGAGCATCAACACCTCAACCATGACCTTACCATATCAGAAAACTGCATTAGAACCATGCCATCTCAAAAGCCAGAGTTGTAA